One window of the Eschrichtius robustus isolate mEscRob2 chromosome X, mEscRob2.pri, whole genome shotgun sequence genome contains the following:
- the LOC137757138 gene encoding melanoma-associated antigen 10-like — protein sequence MSELRQPEADLQAPVQAQGPVEAQLFGAAGEEAASPSSSSSPVAPSFSAYAESLPQEALTVLKSDLVEFLLLKYRTKEPICKAEMLNMVLRDHRDHFPVVFSRACECMQLVFGVDVKEVDPRECTYVLVPTLGLTCDAVLSDGQSMPKAGLLVMVLGLIALYGDSAPEEEVWEALSVMGVYAGREHCIYGEPRELLTKVWVQEGYLEYRQVPHSDPARYEFLWGPRAHAEASKWQVLEHLLRVNTVGPTSAGAVSHEEEGA from the coding sequence ATGAGTGAGCTGCGCCAGCCTGAGGCAGACCTTCAGGCCCCAGTCCAGGCCCAGGGCCCGGTGGAGGCGCAGCTGTTCGGGGCTGCGGGGGAGGAGGCCGCATCcccctcgtcctcctcctcccccgtCGCCCCCTCCTTCTCCGCCTATGCCGAGTCCTTGCCCCAGGAGGCACTTACTGTGCTGAAGTCTGACCTGGTGGAATTCCTGCTCCTCAAGTATCGCACCAAGGAGCCGATCTGCAAGGCGGAGATGCTGAATATGGTCCTCCGTGACCATCGGGACCACTTCCCCGTGGTCTTCAGCCGAGCTTGCGAGTGCATGCAGCTGGTGTTTGGCGTGGACGTGAAGGAGGTGGACCCCCGCGAGTGCACCTACGTCCTGGTCCCCACCCTGGGCCTCACCTGTGATGCAGTGCTGAGCGATGGGCAGAGCATGCCCAAGGCCGGCCTCCTGGTGATGGTCCTGGGCCTGATCGCCCTGTACGGTGACAGCGCCCCTGAGGAGGAGGTCTGGGAAGCACTTAGCGTGATGGGGGTGTATGCAGGGAGGGAGCACTGCATCTACGGGGAGCCCAGGGAGCTCCTCACCAAAGTGTGGGTGCAGGAGGGCTACCTGGAGTACCGGCAGGTGCCCCACAGCGACCCCGCCCGCTACGAGTTCCTGTGGGGTCCCCGGGCCCACGCGGAGGCCAGCAAGTGGCAGGTCCTGGAGCATCTGCTCAGGGTCAATACCGTGGGTCCCACGTCTGCAGGGGCTGTGAGCCATGAGGAAGAGGGGGCCTGA